From Paraburkholderia flava, a single genomic window includes:
- a CDS encoding glycosyltransferase — MATVSILIPAFKPEYLGRALLSAQQQTFEDIEILVGDDTPGGDLEEIATLSGDPRVRYFHHGFQDGLRNVLALWEHASGEYVKWLFDDDLLMPTSVEALVAALRQHPESALAFHERVFINENDAVIHAPAALLKVGERALITRSFLVERMMGSLTNFVGEPSNVMIVRDRFDPRTMFGYRSSELDFLADVAMYLNLAEQGPLVAVGGYLSAFRQHGEQTSNRASPSASAGLYEWEWMVRGEAAAGNLSVAGLMSAQQLLKRRYTTEGAMLPEIARLLPHLDELTQLPAHQLLDNARYQTDLALARAAVTERRAVRRAQVIAATEARALQAEMAGDVAVDEEPAVQSTPEAMPPQTPQNFCAVCETPVVGWLPYPIGGLDLEFLGQVDIVGSTLHKYQCPNCGCNDRDRHLWLYFAFTGLLEDASNKRILHIAPEARLEPRIRALQPREYIAGDLFPRSPQHRRINVEALDFPAGSFDLIICNHVLEHVDDPEKALAEFSRCLAPGGHLVAQTPYSSRLKHTFELSGPTSAAFRTHYFGQNDHVRLFGADLVELFRAAGLSGDLYSHESVLGDVDADAWGCNEHEPFFLFAKSDEPPLSLVNSPSSGAAQAALKQVAAPNAKPFDESPNPIVPKRLPIRLVVATRHADADFMTKTALGRSLGLYRHRQPPQLMLFANNTTGLSTLYNSAIDHAKNDPAILVFIHDDVSICDFFWVERIYQAVETFDVVGLAGNKRRVPGQPAWAFPTPDFKPDQSGNLSGVVGHGKGFPSDVVSVFGPPGQSCKLLDGLMLVADSTRLNERGVRFDDQFAFHFYDMDFCRQAEINGLSLGTWPISVVHESHGAFGSPSWRDGYQRYLQKYGE; from the coding sequence ATGGCCACCGTTAGCATCCTGATCCCGGCGTTCAAGCCCGAGTACCTCGGCCGCGCGCTGCTGAGCGCGCAGCAGCAGACATTCGAGGACATCGAGATCCTGGTCGGCGACGACACGCCCGGCGGCGATCTCGAGGAGATCGCGACGCTCTCCGGCGATCCGCGCGTGCGCTACTTCCATCATGGCTTCCAGGACGGCCTGCGCAACGTGCTCGCGCTGTGGGAACACGCGAGCGGCGAATACGTGAAGTGGCTGTTCGACGACGACCTGCTGATGCCGACGTCGGTCGAGGCGCTCGTCGCCGCGCTGCGGCAGCATCCGGAGTCGGCGCTCGCGTTCCACGAGCGCGTGTTCATCAATGAGAACGACGCGGTCATTCATGCGCCGGCCGCGTTGCTGAAGGTCGGCGAGCGTGCGCTGATCACGCGCAGCTTTCTCGTCGAGCGGATGATGGGTAGCCTGACCAACTTCGTCGGCGAGCCGAGCAACGTGATGATCGTGCGCGACCGCTTCGATCCACGCACGATGTTCGGCTACCGGTCTTCGGAGCTCGATTTCCTCGCCGACGTCGCGATGTATCTGAATCTCGCGGAGCAGGGGCCGCTCGTCGCAGTCGGCGGCTATCTGAGCGCGTTCCGGCAGCACGGCGAGCAGACGTCGAATCGTGCGAGCCCTAGCGCGAGCGCCGGTCTCTACGAATGGGAATGGATGGTGCGCGGCGAAGCGGCGGCGGGCAATCTGTCGGTCGCCGGTCTGATGAGCGCCCAACAGCTTCTGAAGCGGCGCTATACGACCGAAGGCGCGATGCTGCCGGAGATCGCCCGGCTGCTGCCGCATCTCGACGAACTGACGCAGCTTCCCGCGCATCAGTTGCTCGACAACGCACGCTACCAGACCGACCTGGCGCTTGCGCGTGCGGCGGTCACCGAACGCCGGGCCGTGCGCCGGGCGCAGGTCATTGCGGCGACAGAGGCGCGCGCGCTGCAGGCAGAAATGGCCGGCGACGTCGCGGTCGACGAAGAGCCGGCGGTGCAATCCACGCCGGAAGCCATGCCGCCGCAGACGCCGCAGAACTTCTGCGCGGTCTGCGAAACGCCGGTGGTGGGCTGGCTGCCGTACCCGATCGGCGGACTCGATCTCGAGTTCCTGGGGCAGGTCGATATCGTCGGGTCGACGCTACACAAGTACCAGTGCCCGAACTGCGGCTGCAACGATCGCGACCGTCACCTGTGGCTCTATTTTGCGTTCACTGGGCTGCTCGAAGACGCGTCGAACAAACGCATCCTGCACATCGCGCCCGAAGCGCGGCTCGAACCGCGCATTCGCGCGCTGCAGCCGCGCGAATACATTGCCGGCGATCTGTTCCCGCGTTCGCCGCAGCATCGGCGGATCAACGTCGAAGCGCTCGATTTCCCTGCGGGTTCGTTCGACCTGATCATCTGCAATCACGTGCTCGAACACGTCGATGACCCGGAGAAAGCGCTTGCCGAATTCAGCCGCTGTCTCGCGCCGGGTGGCCATCTGGTTGCGCAGACGCCGTATTCGTCGCGACTGAAGCACACGTTCGAGCTGAGCGGGCCGACGAGCGCCGCGTTCAGGACGCACTACTTCGGACAGAACGATCACGTGCGGCTGTTCGGTGCCGATCTCGTTGAGCTGTTCCGCGCGGCGGGGCTGAGCGGCGATCTGTATTCGCACGAGAGCGTGCTCGGCGACGTCGATGCGGACGCGTGGGGCTGCAACGAACACGAGCCGTTTTTCCTGTTCGCGAAGAGCGACGAACCGCCGCTGTCGCTAGTGAACAGTCCGTCGAGCGGCGCTGCGCAGGCCGCGTTGAAACAGGTCGCCGCGCCGAACGCGAAACCCTTCGACGAATCCCCGAACCCGATCGTGCCGAAGCGCCTGCCGATCCGTCTCGTCGTCGCGACCCGTCACGCAGACGCCGACTTCATGACGAAGACCGCGCTCGGCCGCTCGCTCGGTTTGTATCGTCACCGGCAACCGCCGCAGCTGATGCTGTTCGCGAACAACACGACCGGCCTGTCGACGCTCTACAACTCCGCGATTGATCACGCGAAGAACGATCCCGCGATCCTCGTGTTCATTCACGACGACGTGTCGATCTGCGATTTCTTCTGGGTCGAGCGGATTTACCAGGCGGTCGAGACGTTCGACGTCGTCGGCCTTGCGGGCAACAAGCGTCGCGTGCCGGGCCAGCCCGCGTGGGCGTTTCCGACGCCCGATTTCAAGCCGGACCAGTCGGGCAATCTGAGCGGCGTCGTCGGTCACGGCAAGGGCTTTCCGAGCGACGTCGTGTCGGTGTTCGGCCCGCCGGGGCAGTCGTGCAAACTACTCGACGGGCTGATGCTGGTCGCCGACAGCACGCGTCTGAACGAGCGCGGCGTGCGCTTCGACGATCAGTTCGCGTTCCACTTCTACGACATGGATTTCTGCCGTCAGGCGGAGATCAACGGGTTGTCGCTGGGCACGTGGCCGATCAGCGTCGTGCACGAAAGCCATGGCGCGTTTGGGTCGCCGTCGTGGCGCGATGGGTATCAGCGGTATCTGCAGAAGTACGGGGAGTGA